The genomic DNA ACAATCGACCGCGCGGTCAAAGGGTTCGCGTCATCCGTGATCCATTCCGCAAGAGCAAGCCGACGACCTGCAAGTCCGTCAGTGATATTCCACGGACTGTCGGAGCCCGGACTGGCTGGAACCCCGGTGGCACTTAGTACGCCCGGCGAAACTGCTTCAGTTGGTGCATCCAATGCCCCTCCTGCCAGGATGAAGTTTTCCGGGCGCCAGTTTTCATTGATGTTCTTCGGACGACGAAGTGCTCGCCCGTTCTTGAAACTGTTCTGACCGTTGTAGACACCTTGAGCCATCGGCTGATAACGCTCCATTCGGCGTTCCCAAATCCAAACGTCCTGCTCACGGACTTTTTTCATCCCCTTTTCTTCAGGAGTCAGACCAACATGACGAGGTGGTTTTTGATCTTCAGGGTCTTTCTTCCTCTCGTTCTCATTTTTATACGGGAGGCGATGCTCTTCATACCACTTCTTTGCAGCAGCCTCCTGCTTGTCTTGAATTTTCTTTTGCTCTGCCTTCGCATAATCCAACAGGTCTTTCACCAGTTTTTGCTTCTCGGCAAATCCAACCACGTTCTCTTCCGGCAAGAAGTCCGCTTTCAACTCAGCTGGCTGAGTCGTCGCGAAAGCTGCGTACATGCTGTAGTAGTCTCGCGTCGGGAGAGGATCGAATTTATGATCGTGGCATTTACAGCAGCGCATGGGCATCGACAGAAAAGCTTGCCCAACATTATGGACCAGATCATCCAGGTAGATTTGTCGTGCCTCCGCCTGCGGAATCATGGCTGTCCCCCATGGTCCCATCCGTAACATTCCGGTTGAGACAATCCCTTCCGCATCGCCCGGTCGCAGTTCGTCACCTGCGATCTGTTCCACAACGAACTCATTGAACGGCTTATCTTCGTTGAAGGACCTAATCACGTAGTCACGATAGCGCCACGCATTCGACCGTTCATAGTCGTTTGAAAAACCAGCAGTGTCTGCGTATCGGACAACGTCCAGCCAGTGTTGAGCCCACCGTTCTCCGTAATGTTCGCTGTCGAGCAATTGGTCGACCAAGGTATTCCAGGCGCGTTCTGGGTCCGACTCCCATGCTTTCTTGAAATCGTGGACTTGTTCCGGAGCAGGTGGTAGCCCAGTCAGGTCGTAGGATGCTCGGCGAATCAATGTTCGAGGATCTGCTTGAGGAGCCGGTTTCAATCCCGCACTCGAAAGTTTCCTCATGACGAACGCATCAATGGGATGCTTTGATCCTGACGGAACCGTCACACTCTTGACTGGTTGAAATGCCCAGGTTTCTTCTTTGCTATAACGTCGATATGTCCAATCATCGGCAGTCCCACCGCTGGTTCCGATAATCACTCCGTCTTCATTTTCAGCAACCGACCATTCTTCCTTCTGGATGCTGAGTTGTCGCGAAGCATCCGGCCATGGAGCACCGGCAGTAATCCAATCTCGAAAATACTCCGTTTCTTTTTTGGTGAGTCGGTCGGTTTCCTTAGGAGGCATTTCATAGCCATCCCACATAATCGCCTGATACAAAGAGCTCTCTTCCGGTTTTCCCGGAATAAGAGCGACATCTCCTGATTCGCCCCCTTTGATCATGTTCTCGCGATTCAGGAGATTGTAACCACCACGTACATCATCCGGGTCCTGTCCGTGGCAACCGAAGCACTTCGCTTTCAAGATCGGAAGAACTTTCAGAGTAAAGAGACGCTCGGATTCGGCATGCTGAGAGACTTCAGCAGGATCGTCTGCGAAGCCGACACGCGAAACGCTGAGTGCCTGTAGCAAGACAATCGGAATGACGATCTTCGACCAGAACTTAGGGCTTGCCATGATTGTAAATCTCCTTAATTTCACTTGCGGACAATGCCGCAGCGAAGATTGCAAATTCATCGATACTGCCATTGAGATTACGAACGGCAAATTCAGTATCCTCTTCTGTCGGCAACGTCCAATTCCCGATTGATGCGTCACGAATCCTTGTTGTCTTCACCAGCAAGTCTTTTGCAATCTCCTCTTCGTGCAGAAGATCACCATTCAGATAATGCTTTGTTTTACCACTACCAGCGTCGTATGTCGTCGCCAAATGCAGCCACCGTCCGCTTAACGATGGTTTCCAGAATGGCGGAGAAAGCACGATGTGATGAGTCCGTTTCCTTGCGTCCGGACCGCGAGCATCATCTGACTTATGGCGAACCGAGAAGAACAATTGACCGGTATCAAGAATTTGCCAATGCGGCTCACCCTGGTTGTACCCATCTGTCAAAAAGAGTGAATTGTACCAGCGGTCGAGACTGTCAATTTTGACCCAGCAGGAAAGAGTCAGTGAACTGAATTCTCCGGGGATGTGCATTCTAACACGGTCACCGGGACGTTTAAATTCGAGCGCCGACTTTGATGACCAGCGTCCTTGAACACGATTCGCTCCAACAATTGCCCCATCTAGCTCACCACTTTCAGCCTGGATACTGCTCTTCAACTTTCGCTTCCAGTCACCCTCTTCATCGAATGAATAATACGCAATCAGTCTTGAGTCTCGCTGAAAGTTGCTGGACCAAAGTTTCCATGCTTGATAGCGAGACTCGTCTTGACTCTTGGCACGCAGTTCCAATGTCGCGATATCCAGAAACTGCTCAGGCTGAATCTGTTCGACTTGAAATGTCCCATCCTCCTTGAAGACGCCTGCCTGCCCAGTCGTCATGAGGCGTTTGCTCTGTCCCGGTTTGTGCAACTCAACTTCGCCATCGAAGACCTGCACGTCGGCACCATCGGGCGACATCGAGACGCCGAACTCTGTTCCTAAGTCCACGAGTTTCATGTCGTCGAGTTCCAGTGAAAAACCACGCGCTGCCGGAGGGACTTGTGCACGCAGTCGACCATGATGAACTCTCGCAGCACTGACCGATTTCAAATCCAGTTCGGCAGGCCCTTCAACAATCACGGTTGCGCCACAAAAGAACTCAATCTGAGCAAAACCAGAGACAATCGCAAGCCGTCCTGGAGAAAGAGCATCACCAACTTCGAGCGGGCTCTGGTCAGCCTCCCAGATCACGTCGACGAGACTTGTAACGAGTGCGATTCCAGAAGAGGTGGCTTCGCCTTTCTCACCATGCTGTAAATCGTTGATCCCTGCGATCGACTCGGGACCGCTGCTTTTTGAGGCTTCAAGATAGAAAACTCGAACTGCCAAGACACAAATTAAACAGAGACCAGCGAAGGCTGCCCAGAGATTGATTCGAGAATCTCGATTCAATTGCTTACGGCTGACAGAAGGATTGAGAACAGGAATTCGCTCTTCAACAGTCGAAGGTTCTACAGCCGGAGACTCCATAGCCGGAGGTTCCAATCCGGCATCGACATCCAGCTTCAACGCGGCTGTCAGCACCTGTTGCTGAACAAAAAATGCTTTTGCGTCTTCGTCTGACCGAAGGATCTCACGAACACGTTCAACACCTTCGTCGCTAAGGGTGCCAGCCTCCCAGTCAAAGAGAAGCGATTCAAGTTCTTCCAGCTTTGAATTCAACTGATCAGCCCCCTGCCGTTGTACGTTGCTGAACACAATCGGCGAGTTGCCGACGAATTCGTAAAAGAGCCACTTTGACAGCTCCGGTTGTGCGATCCACCGATTCCGCAACATCGTCAATGGACATCGAACGGAAGTAACGACGCTCGATCAACTCACGATTTGTGGGAGTCAGAACTTGCAAACAAGGCCGCAGTGCTTCTCGAATGATATCGATCTTCTCCGCCTGCTTCTCTGCCTCAACACTCATCGCCTCAGCCAACTCGGCATCCAGTAAAAGTCGGTCTCGCTTACGATCCCGCAGATGAGCCAACACTTGAATCCGAGCAATCGCAAACGCCCATGGTAGAAACTCCCGGTCCTGCTTGAATTCACCAATCTTCCGCCACAGCACCAAATTTGTCTCTTGCACTACATCCGCCGCTCGACTGTGATCGCCCACTAGAGAAAAGACGTACCCATAGATGCGGTTTTGGTGTTCAGTCAGGTGTCGAACAAAGATTTCAGAGTTGTCTGTCTGTTCCATAATCGGTTCCCTACGAGAGCATTTACCGCATGCACCCATAAGGTTACACGATTTTTCAGAATTGTTGATCAATTCGACGATGAAACGATCTCTCAAGAAAGCCATATCGCTTCAGGAACGCTCATCATTCCACTGACATCATAGGTGCAGGTGATGATGCCATTGAAGTCTTCAGCCGTCACCATTCGATTGGTGGAATCGTAGGTATTAGTGGTGATGACATCGGTCGCCATTTGCTGAAGTATGTCTTGCCTGTGGTTGAACGACTTGACTCTCTTCTTGGCTCATATATTGCTGAATCATTCCACGTCAACTCGGCATTCGCCACGCCCATTACTCCACTACATTACGTGCTGGGCGTGCCACTCAACGCCGAGAAGCAGGCACGAATTGATTTTTTATCCAACTTCTGAAGCGAATACTGAGATACGCTCCGCTTGCTTTGACAACAGGTCCGCTACGAAAGGCGCCTTGTAAAACCGCTGCAATTCCCGATCGATCGTGTCAACTCCCACAAATTCGATGGTCCCGGATTGCTCGTCGCCAGTTGCTGTACCGAAATAGAAGAATGCGCATAGGGCTGTGTTATCGTCCTCCCGACCGGAGTCAATCTGCCGTGTCACGCCAATCCACCGCTGCTCGGAGTTTCCCCACATCGGTCGTCCATGTTGGCGAAGATCCGTGAAGCCATCCAGAAGTAGCGGTCGAATCGAACCCCATTCAAGCATTAGTGAATCTCTCGCACCTGGAATTCGCACCTCCCGGTAGTTGTGGACGAAGTCCTCGATGAGCACTTTGGCGTCCGCAGAGGGATGCGCCTTGCCGATCACCGCAGACCAGTGCCCAATGACCTCGTTTTCGCTGCCTCCATCTGGTTGAGCTTTGGGTACTGCAGATTCGGCGAGGGCGATATTCTCCTGCCACCGATCCTTCATCGACTGCAGGCGATAGGGGTGCAATGAATTGTTCAGCATGCGTATCGTACCGGCGAATTCGTGGAATGTAATTCCGTTCACGTCGGTTATCCTCGTCAAGGGAGCCTTCTGGTCTTCGAGATCTGAGTAGCACGCCAAGACGACATGCCTGTGGTCATTTCCGTTAAACGAGCCACGCCAACGTATGCTTCCCTTCGCTTGTGCCTCGAACAATACGTGGCTCAGCACACACATAAGGCACTTCCTCAGGTGGGCGTGAAACATCTCGAAACCAGCCCAGTTGGGAAAATCATACTCAAAGCGGTCCTGCTGTAGGTCAATCGCCTCGCCCTCGTAAGCGATCAATCGGGGCGTCCCCTCGATCATGGCACAATACATTCGGGAAATGGCTTCCGACGCCAGGTATTGCCCACCGCGATGGATGGACTGTCTCCAAGACTTCTCCGTGAATGCCTCGACATGCGGATACAAGTCGACAGACACCTCGGGATAAAACAGCGTGTCTGCATAATGAAACTGGAGGAAACCGATTTGATCATTACCAAGGCTCCTCGCAATCGTCTCAACTGCCTTCTCGACGATGGGGCGCAACTCACCATACACATCTGCGAAAGCAATCACGTCTGGAGCAGGTTTGAATTCCTCGATTGGCGGAGTTCTTGAAACGTAATCGCAAAGCTTGAACTCGCCACAAGCGTCCGGAGCACAAGCGAAGTAGAGTTCCTGAGCGCCCTCGCTTTCAGTGCTTCTCACCGACATCAGAATCACGTGCGTCGGCTCAGGGTGAAAACGGTCTGTTTGGAAGATGCCCCAGTCAGGCTGGGAGTACTCCTCAATTGTGTATGGGGAAACGATGAACTGTTTCCCCAATTCCTCTGTGTGACGGCTCCACTCCGAGATAAGCTCCCAGCGAGTAGGAAGGCGGTGCCGGAGT from Thalassoglobus polymorphus includes the following:
- a CDS encoding PSD1 and planctomycete cytochrome C domain-containing protein, whose translation is MASPKFWSKIVIPIVLLQALSVSRVGFADDPAEVSQHAESERLFTLKVLPILKAKCFGCHGQDPDDVRGGYNLLNRENMIKGGESGDVALIPGKPEESSLYQAIMWDGYEMPPKETDRLTKKETEYFRDWITAGAPWPDASRQLSIQKEEWSVAENEDGVIIGTSGGTADDWTYRRYSKEETWAFQPVKSVTVPSGSKHPIDAFVMRKLSSAGLKPAPQADPRTLIRRASYDLTGLPPAPEQVHDFKKAWESDPERAWNTLVDQLLDSEHYGERWAQHWLDVVRYADTAGFSNDYERSNAWRYRDYVIRSFNEDKPFNEFVVEQIAGDELRPGDAEGIVSTGMLRMGPWGTAMIPQAEARQIYLDDLVHNVGQAFLSMPMRCCKCHDHKFDPLPTRDYYSMYAAFATTQPAELKADFLPEENVVGFAEKQKLVKDLLDYAKAEQKKIQDKQEAAAKKWYEEHRLPYKNENERKKDPEDQKPPRHVGLTPEEKGMKKVREQDVWIWERRMERYQPMAQGVYNGQNSFKNGRALRRPKNINENWRPENFILAGGALDAPTEAVSPGVLSATGVPASPGSDSPWNITDGLAGRRLALAEWITDDANPLTARSIVNRVWQYHFGKGIVKTANNFGAKGGKPTHPELLDWLTADFIENGWKIKRLHRLIMSSEVYQRSSRPFESEKQATVDPNSDLLASFPPRRLTAEELRDSTLLISGELNRELGGVPIMPEINMEVALQPRMIQFSIAPAYQPSRTPAERNRRTIYAYRVRGQADPLLEIMNQPNPNESCEMRDSAAVTPQAFTLLNSDVMTDRSIAFALRLQKEQPTDTVQQIRRALQLAFAREPKAVELSRLHGYLKEMQVYHKKHQPETVEYPTQVVRSLVEEFTGEPFEFIEKLNVYEDYVPDPKPWTVSSETRALADVCLLLLNSNEFLYVY
- a CDS encoding LamG-like jellyroll fold domain-containing protein encodes the protein MNSKLEELESLLFDWEAGTLSDEGVERVREILRSDEDAKAFFVQQQVLTAALKLDVDAGLEPPAMESPAVEPSTVEERIPVLNPSVSRKQLNRDSRINLWAAFAGLCLICVLAVRVFYLEASKSSGPESIAGINDLQHGEKGEATSSGIALVTSLVDVIWEADQSPLEVGDALSPGRLAIVSGFAQIEFFCGATVIVEGPAELDLKSVSAARVHHGRLRAQVPPAARGFSLELDDMKLVDLGTEFGVSMSPDGADVQVFDGEVELHKPGQSKRLMTTGQAGVFKEDGTFQVEQIQPEQFLDIATLELRAKSQDESRYQAWKLWSSNFQRDSRLIAYYSFDEEGDWKRKLKSSIQAESGELDGAIVGANRVQGRWSSKSALEFKRPGDRVRMHIPGEFSSLTLSCWVKIDSLDRWYNSLFLTDGYNQGEPHWQILDTGQLFFSVRHKSDDARGPDARKRTHHIVLSPPFWKPSLSGRWLHLATTYDAGSGKTKHYLNGDLLHEEEIAKDLLVKTTRIRDASIGNWTLPTEEDTEFAVRNLNGSIDEFAIFAAALSASEIKEIYNHGKP
- a CDS encoding sigma-70 family RNA polymerase sigma factor — translated: MEQTDNSEIFVRHLTEHQNRIYGYVFSLVGDHSRAADVVQETNLVLWRKIGEFKQDREFLPWAFAIARIQVLAHLRDRKRDRLLLDAELAEAMSVEAEKQAEKIDIIREALRPCLQVLTPTNRELIERRYFRSMSIDDVAESVDRTTGAVKVALLRIRRQLADCVQQRTTAGG